The Providencia sp. PROV188 genome includes a region encoding these proteins:
- the maeB gene encoding NADP-dependent oxaloacetate-decarboxylating malate dehydrogenase: protein MDDKLKQSALDFHEFPHPGKITVTPTKPLTTQRDLALAYSPGVAVPCLEIAEEPLKAYRYTAKGNLVGVISNGTAVLGLGNIGALAGKPVMEGKGVLFKKFSGIDVFDIEVDETDPDKLIDIIASLEPTFGGINLEDIKAPECFYIEQKLRERMNIPVFHDDQHGTAIICTAAVINGLRIVKKDIGDVRLVVSGAGAASIACMNLLVALGLKRENITVCDSKGVIYKGRDERMDATKAAYAIDDNGQRTLADAIPGADIFLGCSGPRVLTPEMVKTMAKDPLILALANPEPEILPPLAKEVRPDAIICTGRSDYPNQVNNVLCFPFIFRGALDVGATTINEEMKLACVYAIADLALAEQSEEVASAYGNQDLFFGPEYIIPKPFDPRLIVKIAPAVAKAAMESGVATRPITDMDAYVEKLNQFVHKTNLFMKPIFSQAKKELKRIVLAEGEEERVLHATQELVSLGLAFPILVGRPSVIEMRIQKLGLHIELGKDFEVVNNENDPRFKEYWQEYYQIMKRRGVSQEMARRALVANPTIIGGIMVLRGEADGMICGSIGSYSEHYQVVKDLFGFREGAHTAGAMNALLLPTGNTFIADTYVNEDPTPEELAEITLMAADTVRRFGIEPKVALLSRSSFGSSDCGSAQKMRDTLALVKAREPNLEIDGEMHADAALIESIRKDVMPDSPLKGSANLLIMPNMEAARISYNLLRVTSSDGVTVGPVLMGVAKPVHVLTPIASVRRIVNMVALAAVEAQTNPL from the coding sequence ATGGATGATAAATTAAAACAAAGTGCTCTCGATTTTCATGAGTTTCCTCATCCTGGGAAAATTACTGTAACACCAACCAAACCGTTAACCACTCAACGTGACCTAGCCTTAGCTTATTCTCCTGGCGTAGCGGTACCTTGCCTAGAAATCGCGGAAGAACCACTAAAAGCGTATCGTTATACAGCGAAAGGTAACCTTGTGGGGGTTATCTCTAACGGTACTGCGGTACTAGGATTAGGGAATATCGGTGCATTGGCAGGTAAGCCTGTCATGGAAGGGAAAGGGGTGCTATTTAAGAAATTCTCGGGTATTGATGTTTTCGATATTGAAGTCGATGAAACCGATCCTGATAAGCTGATTGATATCATCGCGTCGCTGGAACCTACATTCGGCGGTATCAACCTCGAAGATATTAAAGCGCCAGAGTGCTTCTATATTGAACAAAAATTACGTGAACGCATGAATATTCCTGTGTTCCATGATGACCAACACGGAACCGCCATTATTTGTACTGCGGCGGTGATTAACGGTCTACGTATCGTTAAAAAAGACATTGGCGATGTGCGTTTAGTGGTATCCGGTGCGGGTGCCGCATCGATTGCCTGTATGAACTTATTAGTGGCGTTAGGATTAAAGCGCGAAAATATCACCGTTTGCGATTCAAAAGGGGTGATTTATAAAGGTCGCGATGAACGAATGGATGCGACTAAAGCCGCGTATGCGATTGACGATAATGGTCAGCGCACATTAGCGGATGCTATTCCTGGTGCTGACATTTTCTTAGGTTGCTCAGGTCCTCGCGTATTAACACCTGAAATGGTGAAAACCATGGCGAAAGACCCGCTGATTTTAGCATTAGCCAACCCTGAGCCGGAAATTCTGCCACCATTAGCAAAAGAAGTTCGCCCAGATGCCATTATCTGTACAGGGCGCTCTGACTATCCGAACCAAGTTAACAACGTTCTGTGCTTCCCATTCATCTTCCGCGGTGCGCTGGATGTTGGCGCAACGACAATCAACGAAGAAATGAAACTGGCTTGCGTTTACGCTATTGCTGACTTAGCGCTGGCGGAACAAAGTGAAGAAGTCGCTTCAGCGTACGGGAACCAAGATTTATTCTTTGGACCTGAATATATCATTCCAAAACCATTCGACCCGCGCCTTATCGTGAAAATTGCGCCAGCAGTAGCAAAAGCAGCAATGGAATCAGGCGTCGCGACACGTCCAATCACGGATATGGATGCGTATGTTGAAAAACTGAATCAGTTTGTTCATAAAACAAACTTATTTATGAAGCCAATTTTCTCCCAAGCGAAAAAAGAGCTAAAACGCATCGTATTAGCGGAAGGGGAAGAAGAGCGCGTATTACACGCAACTCAAGAGCTGGTTTCTCTTGGTTTAGCATTCCCTATTCTGGTAGGTCGCCCTAGCGTGATTGAAATGCGTATCCAAAAACTGGGTCTGCATATTGAGCTAGGTAAAGATTTTGAAGTGGTCAACAATGAAAATGACCCACGCTTTAAAGAGTACTGGCAAGAATATTATCAAATTATGAAACGCCGTGGTGTTTCTCAAGAAATGGCGCGCCGTGCATTAGTTGCAAACCCAACTATTATCGGCGGTATCATGGTTCTACGTGGTGAAGCTGATGGGATGATATGTGGCTCAATCGGTAGCTACAGTGAACACTACCAGGTCGTCAAAGACCTGTTCGGTTTCCGTGAAGGTGCACATACTGCAGGGGCAATGAATGCCTTGTTATTACCAACCGGTAATACCTTTATTGCAGATACTTATGTGAACGAAGATCCAACACCAGAAGAGTTAGCGGAAATCACATTAATGGCAGCGGATACCGTTCGTCGATTTGGTATTGAGCCTAAAGTTGCGCTGTTATCTCGCTCAAGCTTTGGCTCTTCAGATTGTGGTTCAGCACAAAAAATGCGCGATACACTGGCATTAGTGAAAGCGCGTGAGCCAAACTTGGAAATTGACGGGGAAATGCATGCGGATGCGGCATTGATTGAATCAATCCGTAAAGATGTGATGCCAGATAGCCCACTGAAAGGCTCAGCAAACTTACTGATTATGCCAAATATGGAAGCGGCGCGTATTAGCTATAACTTGCTGCGCGTCACCAGTTCTGATGGTGTTACTGTGGGTCCTGTACTGATGGGGGTTGCGAAACCTGTCCACGTCTTAACGCCAATCGCATCTGTTCGTCGTATTGTCAACATGGTGGCGTTAGCCGCAGTGGAAGCTCAAACGAATCCACTGTAA
- a CDS encoding ArsC family reductase: MSNTPTSPSIMYGIKNCDTIKKARRYLDDNAVSYQFHDYRVDGITDELLSTFLQHIDWEALVNKRGTTWRKLSDEEKNAVVDADSAKKVLLAEPAMIKRPVLVSANGHYLVGFNTDDYKKFTK, encoded by the coding sequence ATGTCCAACACCCCTACATCCCCTTCTATCATGTACGGAATTAAAAACTGCGATACCATTAAGAAAGCTCGCCGTTACTTAGACGATAACGCAGTCAGCTACCAATTCCATGATTACCGCGTTGATGGCATCACTGATGAACTCCTCTCTACATTTTTGCAACACATCGATTGGGAAGCCTTGGTAAATAAACGAGGTACAACTTGGCGTAAGCTCAGTGATGAAGAGAAAAATGCAGTTGTTGATGCTGATAGCGCGAAAAAAGTCTTACTGGCTGAACCTGCGATGATCAAGCGCCCTGTTCTTGTTTCCGCTAATGGTCATTATCTTGTCGGGTTTAACACCGACGACTACAAAAAATTCACAAAATAA
- the aes gene encoding acetyl esterase — MKTINKINVLDLISPEMQKVIQYYEQQIPAEPTDGSYEAQRIAYNEDRRYWNANAPELFRVENMTVKTVKGDVVTKIYHPIEHTPATLFYLHGGGFILGNLDTHDRIMRLLALYSGCTVIGIDYSLSPEARYPQAIEEATAVCQFYYQHAEKYALNMHHIGFAGDSAGAMLSLATVLWLRDKRIYCGDICAVLLWYGLYGLQDSGSRRLYGGEWDGLRREELQEYDNAYLGEQGSREEPYYCLFNNDLTRDVPPCFIASAEYDPLLDDSATLFQTLQSHKIPCEYKMYPGVLHAFLHYSRLMPTADSAIRDGAEYFKKRLFG, encoded by the coding sequence ATGAAAACTATCAATAAAATCAATGTGCTTGATTTAATTTCGCCAGAAATGCAAAAAGTTATTCAATATTATGAACAACAGATACCAGCTGAGCCAACTGATGGAAGCTATGAAGCTCAGCGTATTGCTTATAACGAAGATCGCCGTTATTGGAACGCCAACGCACCTGAACTTTTTCGTGTTGAAAACATGACGGTTAAAACCGTCAAAGGTGACGTTGTCACGAAAATTTATCACCCTATTGAACATACACCTGCCACACTGTTTTATCTACACGGTGGCGGGTTTATCCTCGGCAATCTTGATACTCATGACCGAATTATGCGTTTATTAGCGTTGTATTCTGGCTGTACGGTCATCGGTATTGATTATTCACTTTCCCCTGAAGCACGTTATCCTCAAGCGATTGAAGAAGCGACGGCGGTATGCCAGTTTTATTATCAACATGCTGAAAAATATGCGCTAAATATGCATCACATTGGATTTGCGGGGGATTCTGCTGGCGCGATGTTATCTCTTGCTACCGTGTTATGGTTGCGAGATAAACGAATCTACTGTGGTGATATCTGCGCAGTTTTACTGTGGTATGGGTTATATGGTTTACAAGATTCCGGCAGCCGCCGTTTATATGGTGGTGAATGGGATGGGCTAAGACGAGAAGAACTCCAAGAGTATGACAATGCATACTTAGGCGAACAAGGAAGCCGTGAAGAACCTTACTATTGCTTGTTCAATAACGATCTTACGCGAGATGTTCCACCATGTTTTATTGCAAGTGCGGAATATGACCCGTTACTTGATGATAGCGCAACATTATTTCAAACGCTCCAATCACATAAAATACCTTGTGAATATAAAATGTATCCAGGAGTGCTACATGCCTTTTTGCATTATTCGCGCCTTATGCCAACGGCGGATAGCGCCATTCGAGATGGCGCGGAATATTTTAAAAAACGGCTATTTGGGTGA
- a CDS encoding TonB-dependent receptor domain-containing protein: protein MNNKIIIMVAGTISAGFHGFALSENTQQTNKQKDDVVNFSQLTVSGAQKQTPLVKALEKPGAYSAVGTENKLQSMDKIIRSMPGTYTQMDASQGTINVNIRGLSGFGRVNMMVDGVTQSYYGISPSKFTHGMQPSNDFGSLIDPNFIVEVEVEKGQLNGSNSVNALAGSANFRTLSIDDVIFKDNLWGVRSKGSWGDNGLGYNGMVSVAGKSLLNEGDGYFGGLIAVSGHNIPGSYKNGDGFDTDEFATDPTFKQKPQSQLTKLKYKPNDSHEVEFSGRFLQNKLTSRKINSEDYYLKYKYTPINELIDVEVLASHGFNTQKFQGEPIGGALKDAESENKSDSINISNTSRFSYGDTDFKWQIGSKLMKTKYQKITKPVEDPNTITYNPFSPSGTQDIASLYTQFEAQYDIYTATFDLNYLNYRVQGYKPACDETEKCFPQEASTLNLRESGINPGVLVSAQIIPEFQPFVSYAHSMRAPNSQEAFFSQNGGQSMNPFLKGEKAQTWQIGFNSFKPDLVVEGDQFNLKALWFHTHIKDYITSKSFMLCRATSQEEFDWCLINDDVWDKENPDIFQRADMYVNDPRDVNLRGYELQANYDAGVFYSMVSYTKESGKQPVSINSTSVFSAGDFTQLPEYYVTLDSGVRLFDEKLTVGSTVTWTGPSKRISPIPDGDMNGDAMTEKYEKQPTIVDLYADYEINKHFKLMMAINNLTNENYTDVLNRANSGAVMEERGRNNETGRGRSYMIGGQVRF from the coding sequence ATGAATAATAAAATAATAATCATGGTGGCTGGGACTATTTCCGCTGGCTTCCACGGCTTCGCTTTGTCTGAAAACACACAGCAGACAAATAAACAGAAAGATGATGTGGTTAATTTTAGCCAATTAACAGTGTCGGGCGCGCAAAAACAAACGCCGTTGGTCAAAGCATTGGAAAAACCAGGCGCCTATAGCGCAGTCGGCACCGAAAATAAATTGCAATCCATGGATAAGATTATCCGTTCGATGCCCGGAACCTATACCCAAATGGATGCGAGCCAAGGCACCATCAATGTGAATATTCGCGGGCTGAGTGGCTTTGGGCGCGTAAACATGATGGTGGATGGTGTCACACAAAGCTATTACGGAATATCGCCGAGTAAATTCACTCACGGTATGCAGCCGAGTAATGACTTTGGTTCACTTATTGACCCTAACTTTATTGTGGAGGTTGAGGTAGAAAAGGGGCAATTGAATGGCAGCAACAGCGTTAACGCCTTAGCGGGAAGCGCCAACTTTCGAACCTTATCGATTGATGATGTGATTTTCAAAGATAATTTGTGGGGAGTACGTAGCAAAGGGAGCTGGGGAGATAATGGACTCGGCTATAACGGCATGGTTTCTGTCGCGGGAAAATCATTATTAAATGAGGGTGATGGGTATTTTGGCGGCTTAATTGCCGTGAGTGGGCATAATATCCCAGGCAGTTATAAAAATGGTGATGGATTTGATACAGATGAATTTGCAACGGATCCGACATTCAAACAAAAACCGCAATCTCAATTAACCAAATTAAAATATAAACCGAATGATAGCCATGAAGTCGAATTCAGCGGTCGATTTTTACAAAATAAATTAACCAGCCGTAAGATTAATAGTGAAGATTATTATCTTAAATATAAATACACGCCAATTAACGAATTGATTGATGTGGAAGTGCTGGCGAGCCATGGATTTAATACCCAAAAATTCCAAGGTGAGCCAATTGGTGGTGCATTAAAAGACGCCGAATCAGAGAATAAATCTGACAGTATTAATATTTCCAATACCAGCCGTTTTTCTTATGGTGACACTGATTTTAAGTGGCAGATTGGTTCGAAATTAATGAAGACCAAATACCAAAAAATCACAAAGCCTGTAGAAGATCCAAATACGATTACTTACAACCCATTCTCGCCGAGTGGCACACAAGATATTGCGAGCTTGTATACGCAATTTGAGGCGCAGTACGATATTTATACTGCTACATTCGACCTCAATTATTTAAATTATCGCGTTCAAGGGTATAAACCCGCTTGTGATGAAACTGAGAAATGCTTCCCTCAAGAAGCCAGTACGTTAAATTTACGAGAAAGTGGTATTAACCCAGGAGTGTTAGTTTCGGCACAAATTATTCCTGAATTTCAGCCATTTGTGAGTTACGCGCATTCGATGCGTGCGCCAAATTCTCAAGAAGCCTTTTTCTCCCAAAATGGCGGTCAGAGTATGAATCCATTCTTAAAAGGGGAAAAAGCACAAACTTGGCAAATTGGTTTTAATAGTTTCAAGCCGGACCTAGTGGTGGAAGGAGACCAATTTAACCTAAAAGCACTGTGGTTCCATACTCATATTAAAGACTACATTACCAGTAAATCCTTCATGTTATGCCGTGCAACCTCTCAAGAAGAATTTGATTGGTGCTTAATTAACGATGATGTGTGGGATAAAGAAAATCCAGATATTTTTCAACGTGCTGATATGTATGTGAACGACCCTCGAGATGTTAATTTGCGCGGTTATGAGTTGCAAGCTAACTACGATGCTGGCGTGTTTTACTCCATGGTTTCTTACACCAAAGAGTCTGGCAAACAACCAGTATCAATCAACAGTACATCGGTATTTAGTGCAGGGGACTTTACTCAATTACCTGAATATTACGTGACTTTAGATTCGGGAGTTCGCCTGTTTGATGAAAAACTGACCGTAGGCTCGACAGTGACATGGACGGGACCATCTAAACGTATCAGTCCAATTCCTGACGGTGACATGAACGGGGATGCAATGACGGAAAAGTATGAAAAACAGCCAACTATCGTTGATCTGTACGCAGACTATGAAATCAATAAACATTTCAAATTAATGATGGCGATTAATAACCTCACTAATGAAAACTACACCGACGTGCTAAACCGTGCGAACTCTGGCGCAGTGATGGAAGAACGCGGCAGAAACAATGAAACGGGAAGAGGGCGCAGTTATATGATTGGCGGTCAAGTGCGCTTCTAA
- a CDS encoding S9 family peptidase: MRNRITTYCVVTLLGLYAASSAAEDKMLAPIAKKQPHTMSIHGDQRVDNYYWLRDDNREAPEILEYLNQENAYTTQQLELGEPLKQEIYDELLSRVKQDDESVPYNYNGYTYRSRVVAGKNYSIYERRPINSDGEWTVLVDGNQRAEGTEYYRMGALAISPDNTTIAIAEDRQGRNDYAVSFRKVDDAKWQENVLTNTSGNIVWANDNRTLFYVNKDKQTLLPYQVVKHQYGTAQSADKLVYEEKDDTYFVSLAKSTSKDYILIGITSTETSEYRLLDANQPERDAIVLQPRKTGVEYYPDHFNGKFYIRSNHQHPLFGLYIADNATAPWVSFIAPRDDVDLEDFALFNNWLVIEERQNGLVNIRQISWLTHKEHSVSFDDPAYMAWIGNNPEPDTDKLRYGYSSMTTPSSVYEINMLTQEKQLLKQEEVKDFNKANYQSERIWITAQDGVKVPVSLVYRKDSFKQGKNPLLVYGYGAYGYGIDPSFSSSRLSLLDRGFVYAIAHIRGGGDLGKNWYIQGKTVHKMNTFTDFIDVTNALLTQGYGEKGHVYAMGGSAGGLLMGAVVNMAPDLYEGVVSAVPFVDVVTTMLDPSIPLTTGEYDEWGNPENEEDYWRIKAYSPYDNIKAQHYPHILVTTGLHDSQVQYWEPAKWVAKLRELKQGNSLLLLETNMNAGHGGKSGRFNALDDIAREYSFILMLENKAKYFPDLK, translated from the coding sequence ATGCGTAATAGAATCACCACTTATTGCGTGGTCACACTACTTGGGTTATATGCAGCCAGCAGTGCTGCGGAGGACAAAATGCTAGCACCAATAGCGAAAAAACAGCCCCATACTATGTCTATTCATGGGGATCAGCGCGTTGATAACTATTATTGGTTAAGGGACGATAACCGAGAAGCTCCTGAGATCCTTGAATATCTGAATCAAGAAAATGCCTACACCACGCAGCAGCTTGAATTGGGGGAGCCATTAAAACAGGAAATTTACGACGAATTATTATCTCGCGTAAAGCAAGATGATGAGTCTGTGCCATACAACTACAATGGCTATACATACCGTTCTCGCGTTGTCGCCGGTAAAAACTATTCCATTTATGAAAGACGCCCAATTAATAGTGATGGCGAATGGACAGTTTTGGTTGATGGTAACCAACGTGCGGAAGGTACTGAATATTACCGAATGGGGGCGCTAGCCATTTCCCCCGATAACACCACGATAGCGATCGCTGAAGACCGCCAAGGTCGTAATGATTATGCAGTTTCGTTCCGTAAAGTTGATGATGCAAAGTGGCAAGAAAATGTTCTAACTAACACCTCCGGTAATATTGTGTGGGCAAATGACAACCGCACACTGTTTTATGTTAATAAAGACAAGCAAACACTATTGCCTTATCAAGTGGTTAAGCACCAATATGGAACAGCGCAATCCGCTGATAAATTGGTGTATGAAGAAAAAGATGATACTTACTTCGTCAGTTTAGCGAAATCCACCTCCAAAGATTATATTCTGATTGGGATCACCAGCACCGAAACCTCAGAATATCGTCTTTTGGATGCAAACCAACCTGAACGTGATGCGATAGTGCTACAACCTCGCAAAACAGGTGTGGAATATTACCCTGATCATTTTAACGGCAAATTCTATATTCGCTCTAATCATCAGCATCCATTATTCGGGCTGTATATTGCGGATAATGCCACGGCACCATGGGTAAGCTTTATCGCGCCTCGTGATGATGTCGACCTTGAAGATTTTGCGTTATTTAATAACTGGTTGGTGATTGAAGAGCGCCAAAACGGCTTAGTGAATATTCGACAAATTAGTTGGTTAACCCACAAAGAGCATTCTGTGAGCTTTGATGATCCGGCTTATATGGCGTGGATTGGTAACAACCCAGAGCCAGATACGGATAAATTACGCTACGGCTACTCCTCCATGACAACACCATCCTCGGTGTATGAAATTAATATGCTGACTCAAGAGAAACAGCTATTAAAACAAGAGGAAGTGAAGGATTTCAATAAAGCGAATTATCAAAGTGAACGTATTTGGATCACTGCCCAAGATGGAGTGAAAGTACCGGTTTCGTTAGTTTATCGCAAAGATAGTTTCAAACAAGGTAAAAACCCACTTCTGGTTTACGGTTACGGTGCATATGGATATGGTATCGATCCGTCATTTAGTTCTTCTCGCTTATCCCTGCTTGATCGCGGATTTGTGTATGCTATTGCCCATATTCGTGGTGGAGGGGACTTAGGAAAGAATTGGTACATTCAGGGTAAAACCGTCCATAAGATGAACACCTTTACGGACTTCATTGATGTGACTAATGCCTTGTTGACGCAAGGCTATGGGGAAAAAGGTCATGTCTATGCCATGGGCGGTAGCGCAGGTGGCTTACTGATGGGCGCTGTTGTCAATATGGCTCCTGATCTGTATGAAGGTGTGGTTTCTGCAGTGCCATTTGTTGATGTTGTCACGACCATGCTTGACCCTTCAATTCCACTGACTACAGGGGAATATGATGAGTGGGGTAATCCAGAGAATGAGGAAGATTACTGGCGCATTAAAGCCTATAGCCCATATGACAATATCAAAGCCCAACATTACCCGCATATTTTGGTCACCACAGGGCTGCATGATTCTCAAGTACAATATTGGGAGCCTGCAAAGTGGGTAGCAAAACTGCGAGAGCTGAAACAAGGCAATTCTTTATTGTTATTAGAAACCAATATGAATGCCGGACACGGTGGAAAATCCGGCCGCTTTAATGCTTTGGATGATATTGCGAGAGAATATAGCTTTATTCTGATGTTAGAAAATAAAGCAAAATATTTTCCAGATTTAAAATAG
- a CDS encoding energy transducer TonB gives MSRTSKMGGWLVLAVALHIVIVGFFIWVTHNARWEESLPPPSVVMELSIEAQAKQLTEVNIGQTQELAVASESHKAQAEDAIIPTLPVNEQAEVQLTKTTAKKPKPELKKQKQEQQQVKKVQTTDSKASDAPVTSDAAALVQSQQIAAELNSQSEALDSLQKEWEAMVLGKLNKYKRYPEDAGRRNRVGKPVVMFTVDSQGFLLDSSLANSSGTRSLDKEAQQVLSRAAPLPVPPSEILKNGRVTVRLPIDFTLNDK, from the coding sequence GTGAGTAGAACTTCCAAAATGGGCGGCTGGCTGGTTTTAGCCGTGGCATTGCATATTGTCATTGTGGGGTTTTTTATCTGGGTAACACACAATGCGCGATGGGAAGAATCCCTGCCGCCGCCCTCGGTGGTGATGGAGTTATCTATCGAAGCACAAGCCAAACAATTAACGGAAGTGAACATTGGTCAAACTCAAGAGCTAGCAGTGGCGAGTGAATCCCATAAAGCACAAGCAGAGGACGCCATTATTCCCACACTGCCTGTTAATGAGCAAGCGGAAGTGCAACTCACGAAAACAACGGCGAAAAAACCAAAGCCTGAGTTGAAAAAGCAGAAACAAGAACAGCAGCAAGTGAAGAAGGTGCAAACCACAGATTCGAAAGCCAGCGATGCGCCAGTGACCAGCGATGCGGCGGCACTTGTCCAAAGCCAGCAAATTGCAGCGGAACTTAATAGCCAGTCCGAAGCCCTCGATAGCCTTCAAAAAGAGTGGGAAGCGATGGTGCTTGGAAAATTGAATAAATATAAACGTTACCCTGAAGATGCAGGAAGGCGTAATCGCGTAGGTAAACCCGTGGTGATGTTTACGGTAGATAGCCAAGGCTTTTTACTTGATAGCAGTCTAGCGAATTCATCAGGCACACGTTCTTTAGACAAAGAAGCGCAGCAGGTGTTATCTCGCGCGGCACCGTTACCCGTACCGCCATCAGAAATACTTAAGAATGGACGGGTAACAGTCAGGTTACCTATTGATTTTACTCTTAATGATAAATAG
- a CDS encoding ChaN family lipoprotein: MISARSLNYLTKNSSLLSLGMLFVLSFTQLGCTSQTPKPAQQLDPQLTQAGKIIDLDSGKSITPQQLIQELAASPRVIVGEKHDNIYHHQIEQWVAQEMQQIRPQGAVLLEMLTPDQQSRVNNVQKQMQGNPYIRDEKLQEILHWNSGWPWAQYGELVKYLLAQPSPVLAANINRDAVLKAYDNPPTITGTHSTQPVIQELISETIKRSHNGELDDKQAKKMLVIQQLRDRAMAQGLVDAPAPALLFAGGYHATRAIGVPLHMLDLAPDEPLKVLIISEQGEEIDNLHADYVWYTPK, from the coding sequence ATGATATCAGCACGTTCTTTGAATTATTTAACGAAAAACTCCTCACTGTTGAGTTTAGGGATGCTTTTCGTTTTGAGTTTCACACAGTTAGGATGTACCTCACAAACACCAAAACCCGCTCAGCAATTGGATCCCCAACTCACACAAGCTGGCAAAATCATTGATTTAGATTCGGGTAAATCCATCACTCCTCAGCAGTTAATTCAAGAGCTTGCAGCCTCTCCTCGTGTGATTGTTGGGGAGAAACACGACAATATTTACCATCATCAAATTGAGCAATGGGTCGCCCAGGAAATGCAGCAAATACGTCCTCAAGGTGCGGTGCTGTTGGAAATGCTCACCCCAGATCAACAGAGTCGAGTTAACAATGTCCAAAAACAGATGCAAGGGAACCCGTATATTCGAGATGAAAAACTGCAAGAAATTTTACATTGGAATAGTGGTTGGCCGTGGGCGCAATATGGGGAACTCGTGAAGTATTTACTGGCTCAGCCATCCCCAGTTTTAGCCGCGAATATTAATCGAGATGCTGTGCTGAAGGCTTATGACAATCCGCCTACGATCACAGGAACACATTCAACTCAGCCTGTTATTCAGGAACTGATCAGTGAAACCATTAAACGCTCACACAATGGTGAGTTGGATGATAAACAAGCGAAAAAGATGCTGGTGATCCAGCAACTAAGAGATAGGGCGATGGCTCAAGGATTAGTAGATGCTCCGGCTCCCGCATTGTTATTTGCAGGTGGTTATCATGCAACGCGAGCGATTGGTGTGCCGTTACATATGCTCGATTTAGCACCAGATGAGCCATTGAAAGTATTGATTATTTCGGAGCAAGGCGAGGAAATCGATAACTTGCATGCGGATTATGTTTGGTACACGCCTAAATAA
- a CDS encoding LuxR C-terminal-related transcriptional regulator — protein MSNHTVMIIDEHPIFRFGLSHLLKSKADFDVTAEVSNSKEALNIATSKQPNMILIDTILHGNKTFETIRLLRKHCANSYLLVLSLSTMKTDIYAAIDAGAQGYLLKNSELDMLLNSMKKAMDGHHVFSEKVYQHLITRHQSKDPLSTLTRRECEILHEMAAGLKNREISQLLFISEETVKVHIRNVLKKLRVRSRLEASLIYMRSK, from the coding sequence ATGTCTAATCACACGGTTATGATTATCGATGAACACCCTATCTTTCGTTTTGGACTGTCTCATTTATTAAAATCAAAAGCTGACTTTGACGTAACGGCAGAAGTTTCAAATAGTAAAGAAGCGCTGAATATCGCCACCAGCAAACAACCCAACATGATACTGATAGATACTATTCTTCATGGTAATAAAACATTCGAAACGATTCGATTACTACGTAAGCATTGCGCTAATAGTTATTTGCTGGTTCTTTCGCTCTCAACGATGAAGACTGATATCTACGCCGCTATCGATGCCGGTGCCCAAGGTTATTTATTAAAAAATAGCGAACTCGATATGTTGCTTAATAGTATGAAAAAAGCGATGGATGGACACCATGTATTTAGCGAAAAAGTTTATCAGCATCTGATTACTCGGCATCAATCTAAAGATCCACTCTCCACATTAACTCGCCGTGAATGCGAAATATTGCACGAAATGGCGGCAGGGTTAAAGAACAGAGAAATCTCTCAACTATTATTTATTTCTGAAGAAACCGTTAAAGTTCACATTCGAAATGTTTTAAAGAAATTACGAGTCCGATCTCGTTTAGAAGCCAGCTTAATATACATGCGTTCAAAATAA